From a region of the Hemibagrus wyckioides isolate EC202008001 linkage group LG14, SWU_Hwy_1.0, whole genome shotgun sequence genome:
- the LOC131365228 gene encoding anoctamin-9 isoform X2 has product MKHRRQGSIELLEVIGVVKKENVSGSLSTLPLHSPKSFDYILVAQETDKDTRKGGFKKKLEFINALKDKNLQITMMTKFFMGSKPRKRFSRRTDICLKCLMRVTGAVSSREVYHNQQGAPEYLSDLIKQDVFQAQFCLHEKKEQKELRKSWARWTACFNGQPITDVRHYFGDKVALYFLWLGWYTFLLIPAALLGVIVFLYGLFLFNPNPLIQEVCESNIIMCPLCDKRCKVWRLSDTCAYAKVSTLFDNEGTVAFAMFMAVWATVFLEFWKLHTASYVSEWKVFDWCEEEEELILEIVNNHNCKSMKYSHSYLRSTLILVLMTLMLLLIIGLAQAIVVFRVIASVEFAKHTKWPFLSEHSNTVAFMLGAVLHFLTITIMTRINRKVALKLCELEKVRSHAAVERSFTVKMFTFQFFTLFSSLIYTAFFLGRINGHPGGYVRIAGIWRLEECHPSGCLTDLFIQMAIIMLLKQFISNVFEFSGPWFRRWLKRRQSRKVTKVRQCSEKDCLGRTGSASLCDNCNLKDLLWNFDLNNVDPFSLFNEFLEMVLQFSFTTIFVAAFPLAPLLALLNNIIEIRMDAIKMVSLERRLVPRKAKDIGVWTDVLETIGVLAVIANGLVIGISSDFIPRLVYRYRYGPCANSTGSGIECMSGYINNTLSMADTNDEKIRRDFFPQQLIHNDMNVTRCSYRDYRSNDDYTLTNQFWVIQAVRFAFVVIFEHVVVMCKCIAGWFVPSSPLEVKNTRLQDKLKRLKEELHKIIKE; this is encoded by the exons ATGAAACACAGGAGACAG GGAAGCATTGAACTACTGGAAGTGATTGGGGTGGTGAAAAAGGAAAATGTCAGTGGGAGCCTTTCTACGCTTCCTTTG CACTCCCCAAAATCCTTCGACTATATTCTGGTGGCCCAGGAAACAGATAAAGATACTAGAAAAGGGGGATTCAAGAAGAAATTGGAGTTCATCAACGCTTTGAAGGACAAGAACTTACAGATAACG ATGATGACAAAGTTTTTTATGGGATCAAAGCCCCGAAAGAGATTTTCGAGACGTACCGATATCTGCTTAAAGTGTCTGATGCGTGTAACTGGAGCTGTGAGCAGCAGGGAAGTATACCACAATCAACAAG GTGCTCCAGAGTATCTATCAGACCTCATTAAACAGGACGTATTTCAGGCACAGTTTTGTCTCCATGAG AAAAAGGAACAGAAAGAACTGAGAAAGAGTTGGGCTAGATGGACTGCCTGCTTTAATGGGCAACCCATAACTGATGTAAG ACACTACTTTGGAGACAAAGTGGCTCTGTATTTCCTATGGCTGGGCTGGTACACGTTTCTGCTCATCCCTGCTGCACTGCTGGGGGTCATTGTCTTCCTTTATGGCCTATTTTTATTCAACCCCAACCCTCTAAT ACAGGAGGTGTGTGAATCAAACATTATAATGTGCCCACTGTGTGATAAGAGATGTAAGGTCTGGAGGCTCTCGGATACATGCGCATATGCAAAG GTGAGCACATTGTTTGACAACGAAGGAACAGTCGCATTTGCTATGTTCATGGCAGTTTGGG CTACTGTGTTTCTAGAGTTCTGGAAACTCCACACAGCCTCATATGTCAGTGAGTGGAAAGTTTTTGACTGGTGTGAAGAAGAG GAGGAGCTGATACTGGAGATAGTGAATAATCATAACTGCAAGTCGATGAAGTACAGTCACTCATACCTGCGCAGTACACTAATACTGGTGCTAATGACGCTCATG TTGCTTCTGATCATTGGATTGGCACAGGCCATCGTGGTGTTCAGGGTAATAGCCAGTGTAGAGTTTGCTAAGCACACCAAATGGCCTTTTCTCAGTGAACACAGCAACACCGTGGCTTTCATGCTGGGAGCAGTGCTGCACTTCCTCACAATAACCATCATGACCCGG ATCAATCGCAAAGTGGCCCTTAAATTATGTGAACTAG aaaaggtGCGTTCACATGCTGCTGTTGAAAGAAGCTTCACAGTGAAGATGTTTACCTTCCAGTTTTTCACTCTTTTCTCCTCACTTATATACACTGCATTCTTTCTTGGCAG GATAAATGGACATCCAGGTGGATATGTGAGGATAGCAGGAATCTGGAGATTAGAGGAG TGTCACCCTAGTGGATGTCTGACTGACCTGTTCATCCAGATGGCCATCATCATGCTGCTCAAACAGTTCATCAGCAACGTGTTTGAGTTTTCAGGCCC CTGGTTCAGACGGTGGCTGAAAAGGCGACAGAGTCGGAAGGTGACGAAGGTTCGACAGTGTTCAGAGAAGGACTGTTTGGGGCGTACAGGAAGTGCTAGTCTGTGTGACAACTGTAATCTCAAGGACTTACTCTGGAACTTTGACCTTAATAATGTGGACCCCTTCAGCCTCTTCAATGAATTCCTAGAGATGG TGCTCCAGTTCAGTTTCACCACCATCTTTGTGGCTGCATTTCCTCTGGCTCCTCTGCTCGCTCTGCTTAACAACATCATTGAGATCAGAATGGACGCCATTAAAATGGTCAGTCTGGAGCGAAGACTGGTTCCCAGGAAGGCTAAAGACATTG GTGTTTGGACAGATGTTCTGGAAACAATTGGTGTGCTAGCTGTCATTGCCAATGGGCTAGTCATTGGCATATCCTCTGATTTTATCCCTCGGTTGGTGTATCGCTACCGCTATGGCCCCTGCGCTAATTCCACTGGTAGTGGTATTGA atgTATGTCAGGTTATATTAATAACACTCTCTCTATGGCTGATAcaaatgatgaaaaaatcagAAGAGACTTTTTTCCCCAGCAACTCATTCACAATGACATGAATGTGACACGCTGCAG ctATAGAGACTATAGGAGTAATGATGATTACACTTTGACCAATCAGTTTTGGGTCATTCAGGCAGTCCGCTTTGCCTTCGTTGTCATTTTTGAG catgttgtggtgatgtgtaaGTGCATCGCAGGATGGTTTGTCCCAAGTTCTCCCTTAGAGGTGAAAAATACAAGACTGCAAGACAAACTCAAAAGACTGAAAGAAGAACTACA caaaatcataaaggaaTGA
- the LOC131365228 gene encoding anoctamin-9 isoform X1 gives MKHRRQGSIELLEVIGVVKKENVSGSLSTLPLHSPKSFDYILVAQETDKDTRKGGFKKKLEFINALKDKNLQITKIADDDKVFYGIKAPKEIFETYRYLLKVSDACNWSCEQQGSIPQSTRIRIVDYILHHTCIDTSGAPEYLSDLIKQDVFQAQFCLHEKKEQKELRKSWARWTACFNGQPITDVRHYFGDKVALYFLWLGWYTFLLIPAALLGVIVFLYGLFLFNPNPLIQEVCESNIIMCPLCDKRCKVWRLSDTCAYAKVSTLFDNEGTVAFAMFMAVWATVFLEFWKLHTASYVSEWKVFDWCEEEEELILEIVNNHNCKSMKYSHSYLRSTLILVLMTLMLLLIIGLAQAIVVFRVIASVEFAKHTKWPFLSEHSNTVAFMLGAVLHFLTITIMTRINRKVALKLCELEKVRSHAAVERSFTVKMFTFQFFTLFSSLIYTAFFLGRINGHPGGYVRIAGIWRLEECHPSGCLTDLFIQMAIIMLLKQFISNVFEFSGPWFRRWLKRRQSRKVTKVRQCSEKDCLGRTGSASLCDNCNLKDLLWNFDLNNVDPFSLFNEFLEMVLQFSFTTIFVAAFPLAPLLALLNNIIEIRMDAIKMVSLERRLVPRKAKDIGVWTDVLETIGVLAVIANGLVIGISSDFIPRLVYRYRYGPCANSTGSGIECMSGYINNTLSMADTNDEKIRRDFFPQQLIHNDMNVTRCSYRDYRSNDDYTLTNQFWVIQAVRFAFVVIFEHVVVMCKCIAGWFVPSSPLEVKNTRLQDKLKRLKEELHKIIKE, from the exons ATGAAACACAGGAGACAG GGAAGCATTGAACTACTGGAAGTGATTGGGGTGGTGAAAAAGGAAAATGTCAGTGGGAGCCTTTCTACGCTTCCTTTG CACTCCCCAAAATCCTTCGACTATATTCTGGTGGCCCAGGAAACAGATAAAGATACTAGAAAAGGGGGATTCAAGAAGAAATTGGAGTTCATCAACGCTTTGAAGGACAAGAACTTACAGATAACG AAAATTGCAGATGATGACAAAGTTTTTTATGGGATCAAAGCCCCGAAAGAGATTTTCGAGACGTACCGATATCTGCTTAAAGTGTCTGATGCGTGTAACTGGAGCTGTGAGCAGCAGGGAAGTATACCACAATCAACAAG GATACGGATAGTGGACTACATCCTGCACCACACCTGTATAGACACCAGTG GTGCTCCAGAGTATCTATCAGACCTCATTAAACAGGACGTATTTCAGGCACAGTTTTGTCTCCATGAG AAAAAGGAACAGAAAGAACTGAGAAAGAGTTGGGCTAGATGGACTGCCTGCTTTAATGGGCAACCCATAACTGATGTAAG ACACTACTTTGGAGACAAAGTGGCTCTGTATTTCCTATGGCTGGGCTGGTACACGTTTCTGCTCATCCCTGCTGCACTGCTGGGGGTCATTGTCTTCCTTTATGGCCTATTTTTATTCAACCCCAACCCTCTAAT ACAGGAGGTGTGTGAATCAAACATTATAATGTGCCCACTGTGTGATAAGAGATGTAAGGTCTGGAGGCTCTCGGATACATGCGCATATGCAAAG GTGAGCACATTGTTTGACAACGAAGGAACAGTCGCATTTGCTATGTTCATGGCAGTTTGGG CTACTGTGTTTCTAGAGTTCTGGAAACTCCACACAGCCTCATATGTCAGTGAGTGGAAAGTTTTTGACTGGTGTGAAGAAGAG GAGGAGCTGATACTGGAGATAGTGAATAATCATAACTGCAAGTCGATGAAGTACAGTCACTCATACCTGCGCAGTACACTAATACTGGTGCTAATGACGCTCATG TTGCTTCTGATCATTGGATTGGCACAGGCCATCGTGGTGTTCAGGGTAATAGCCAGTGTAGAGTTTGCTAAGCACACCAAATGGCCTTTTCTCAGTGAACACAGCAACACCGTGGCTTTCATGCTGGGAGCAGTGCTGCACTTCCTCACAATAACCATCATGACCCGG ATCAATCGCAAAGTGGCCCTTAAATTATGTGAACTAG aaaaggtGCGTTCACATGCTGCTGTTGAAAGAAGCTTCACAGTGAAGATGTTTACCTTCCAGTTTTTCACTCTTTTCTCCTCACTTATATACACTGCATTCTTTCTTGGCAG GATAAATGGACATCCAGGTGGATATGTGAGGATAGCAGGAATCTGGAGATTAGAGGAG TGTCACCCTAGTGGATGTCTGACTGACCTGTTCATCCAGATGGCCATCATCATGCTGCTCAAACAGTTCATCAGCAACGTGTTTGAGTTTTCAGGCCC CTGGTTCAGACGGTGGCTGAAAAGGCGACAGAGTCGGAAGGTGACGAAGGTTCGACAGTGTTCAGAGAAGGACTGTTTGGGGCGTACAGGAAGTGCTAGTCTGTGTGACAACTGTAATCTCAAGGACTTACTCTGGAACTTTGACCTTAATAATGTGGACCCCTTCAGCCTCTTCAATGAATTCCTAGAGATGG TGCTCCAGTTCAGTTTCACCACCATCTTTGTGGCTGCATTTCCTCTGGCTCCTCTGCTCGCTCTGCTTAACAACATCATTGAGATCAGAATGGACGCCATTAAAATGGTCAGTCTGGAGCGAAGACTGGTTCCCAGGAAGGCTAAAGACATTG GTGTTTGGACAGATGTTCTGGAAACAATTGGTGTGCTAGCTGTCATTGCCAATGGGCTAGTCATTGGCATATCCTCTGATTTTATCCCTCGGTTGGTGTATCGCTACCGCTATGGCCCCTGCGCTAATTCCACTGGTAGTGGTATTGA atgTATGTCAGGTTATATTAATAACACTCTCTCTATGGCTGATAcaaatgatgaaaaaatcagAAGAGACTTTTTTCCCCAGCAACTCATTCACAATGACATGAATGTGACACGCTGCAG ctATAGAGACTATAGGAGTAATGATGATTACACTTTGACCAATCAGTTTTGGGTCATTCAGGCAGTCCGCTTTGCCTTCGTTGTCATTTTTGAG catgttgtggtgatgtgtaaGTGCATCGCAGGATGGTTTGTCCCAAGTTCTCCCTTAGAGGTGAAAAATACAAGACTGCAAGACAAACTCAAAAGACTGAAAGAAGAACTACA caaaatcataaaggaaTGA